In one Rutidosis leptorrhynchoides isolate AG116_Rl617_1_P2 chromosome 8, CSIRO_AGI_Rlap_v1, whole genome shotgun sequence genomic region, the following are encoded:
- the LOC139864037 gene encoding uncharacterized protein — protein MRQKYWVELINDYECDIRYHPGKANIVADALSSKERVKPLRVRSLNMTIQRNLMSRFQDTQLEAMMEENVKKEGINEKDRNFEVKSDGTRYFADRIWIPKFGGLRELVMDEAHKTRYSFHPGSGNMYHDLKEFYWWSNMKAKIATYVGKKYNSISLRIADYSSNRKFLNLGYMSST, from the exons ATGCGGCAAAAGTATTGGGTAGAGCTTATAAATGATTACGAATGTGATATTCGATATCATCCAGGAAAAGCAAACATTGTAGCCGATGCATTGAGTAGCAAAGAAAGGGTTAAACCTCTGAGAGTTAGGTCATTGAATATGACTATTCAGAGAAACCTTATGTCTCGATTTCAAGATACACAATTGGAAGCTATGATGGAAGAGAACGTGAAAAAGGAAGGAATTAATGAGAAAGATAGGAACTTTGAAGTTAAGAGTGACGGAACCCGATATTTTGCAGACAGAATTTGGattccaaagtttggtggattgagagagctTGTGATGGATGAAGCACACAAGACGAGATATTCATTTCATCCAGGGTCTGGGAATATGTATCATGACCTAAAGGAATTCTATTGGTGGTCGAACATGAAGGCTAagattgcaacttatgttgggaa AAAGTACAATTCAATTAGTCTTCGAATTGCCGATTACTCCTCAAATAGGAAGTTTTTGAACCTTGGTTATATGTCAAGCACATAA